Part of the Bombus huntii isolate Logan2020A chromosome 10, iyBomHunt1.1, whole genome shotgun sequence genome, CGACCTACATATCCACTTTTCCAGGATCTGCCCCCTTCTTCAAAAGAATCTGTAATATTTCTGGATTTCTGGATACGTAAGAGGCGTACATAAGAGCAGTCCTAGCCCAAGGTTGAGTAGTAGTATTGTCCAAATCAATTGAATTTTTCTCTAACAAAAACGATAAGATCTGCAGATCACCGCGATCGATAGCTGCCGTGATAGGCGTTTTTAAATTTGGCGTAGGATAATGTAGATCTATCGATAGACTACAATTATAGCAACAGTTATTAACGACAGATATAATCGGTATAATTCGTTTACTCAcattttcgttaaaaaatcTTTGATCTTTCTTACTGTAGCGAATCTGAGAAGCCATATGAATTGCTCCTCGACCGAATCTATAAATCATAAGATGTTATTTCGAGGAATTAAGAATCATATCAGTATAATATCTTACCATTTATCTGACGATTAAATTCTGTGTTCAACATTGTCGAGATAATGAAGTGTTTGAGTTTTTAGTAAACATACTGTTAAGAGTTATTTACTTTGTATTGCGCCGGCTCTAAATCGATCAAACATCATGTACGCATACATGTATGTACTGCCAATGTTGAATTTAAACGCGAAATACACGccttacaaatatttttctctctaACCCACTAAAAAGATAACGTTAACGAGTTGACATTTCATTCGCAATTCTTTTTTACTTAATTTACATTAACGAATTTCGATTGAGAAGGAATTTTAAAGATTTGTATAATATCTgttctttaattatttcattttattatagaattttataaacgaATTTTGTACAATTTGAAGTACAATACATACTTCTCAATAAACGTAATATTGTAATAGTACTGCAATGatctttctttaattatatagAAATGTTGTATGACTTGGAATACGTAAATGGCATTCCTGTCTCAGTAAAAATCAACATTAATTGTATTAAACAAATCCGAACTTTGATAGTTGCAATGTTAATAAAGAACCGTAATATTATAATCCTGAGCTCGCAAACGTGCATTTAGAAACAAATAAGTAACCTCGACATAGCGCGCTACAGCGGATGCTGTTTAGTCATTCAACCGACAACTTTATTTTTCCTCTCTGACTTGCATTCCATTTTAGAGTACCGGAAAGACAGGAGTCCAACGACACTGTCCCTCCAATTCGACACGTTGAGAGAACCCGTGAGCCGTAGACATTGAAACGCGTTTGAGGCACCTCCAGTACACGCACACTTTCTCTTCGAGACAGGAACACGTGCCAAGGTGGCTGGAGAGCGGTATAGTAAGCCGTTCGAACACTCAAAGTCTACTTTCTAAAGACGGTGGCCAGAACAAGTCGGAACCGCGTCCATTGCGGTGACTGCGTGCTCTGTCGTTCTCTTCTCGGGGCTTCGTCGCCTGGCTTGCGATCGAGCTTTCGTTTTTCCATGAATCTTAGTGGCGACAGAACTAAAATCGAATCGTTCAGGAACAAGACCTGAGGCATTTCCAGCAATCCAAGGAAGATGAAGTGATGGCAGATGTTACGAGGAGGTGGATAGCGCCTGTTCTTGTCACACTTTTGACATGTGTACTGTTTCCTGTCTGTGGTATGTTTCTCAAAATTGTCGATTATACGAGGGAACCGTATGTTCTGACAGTGAATCGATGGATAATAATTCGAGCAGTGAACGCGGCGTCGAATGACGTTCCTTGACCGTGCGTTGAGATCTCCGCCTGTCAAACGTGGTTTGTGATGGTTTTAGGAAATTTTCGAGATATTCGAGTCAAATATGACAAGTATATCAGCTTCGATCAGTTGTTAATATCAATCGTTCAATCAGTCAAATAGCCATACATCAAATGTAACAGCAAtggttttatattttctagaTATTTAATACACAGCTAAATATTTAACGTATCGGTGTAAGGAATATTTAACAAGTTAATGCCATTAAGCGTCCGTATTGCGTAAACACGATCATAATGAAAACAGTGATCTATATTGTAAAGTTTAATTTTCCTTACTTTCTCTCGTGACCGTGATTCGGAACAAAGAACTTCCAAGTGAGTAATCATTTTCTAACCATAGCGTGATTCACGATGAAACGAAATCAATAGGTCTGGACGAGTCGGATCACGAGGAATACAGAGGGAAATACCTTGGGAAGTTGAACGCGTATCATCATCAAGTAGCTGGTGACGTTTACGTCGTTGACGAGTACACGTTGTTGCTAACTTCCTTTAGCTACGATGGCAATGGAGCCGACACCTTTTTCTGGGCAGGTGCGTCGAATCGACCTGGTCCACAAGGCTTCATCGTACCGGATGAATGGGGCAAGTCAGTTTGTTTCGGTGTAACAGAAACCTTGAGATGAAAGTACGCGATTTAAAGATATCTTCTTGTTTCAGAACGAATGTCCTCGATCGGTACTTGAATAAGGATTTCACTCTTACTTTACCggataataaaagaataacgGATATAAAATGGTTCGCTGTGTACGATTTGAGCAGCCAGGTATATCGTATAATAGTAATTACAGTTGTTTCAACGTTAGTATATCATTGAGATAAccgtaaaaaaaatatttttctcagaATACGTTTGGCGACGTGTACATTCCCGACGAATTCGATCCACCAGTACCGCAAAAGATTTCTCAATTAACAAAACGATCACACGGAGTATCTTCAGGGTCCATCGTAATTCTGGATTCGAAAACCATAAAAATACCAGAATTTACATACGATGGGCAGGGAACAGACACGTATTTTTGGGTTGGACTTGGTCCACAGCCTAACAGCAAAGGGACGAAAGTACCCGACGAGTATGGCTAGTAAGTAATCattagaaattttcaaacgaataGATCTTTCAATTTTGGTTAATTCTATTCTCAACAAGTAGATTTTCTCAGCTAATCTTGTTTTCTTGCGTTCCATCAGCCTGGAATCAATTCGCGCCTACAAGGAAGAAGATATAACGATTCAATTACCTGGAGACATGACTGTTTTCAATATCGACTGGTTAAGTATCTTCGACGTGAAAACTAAAACCAGCTACGGCTCTGTCATAGTTCCGGATGGATTAAACGTACCTCCTTCGTTAGTAAAAGTAATCAATTTTTCCAGTCTTCGATAGTTTATCGAAATGAAACTTTGCGTACTAGTAATCGATCTATCAAAGTACAGGTGATCAAGCACACGCAGACTCTACCAAATTGCATTCAACTCCACAAACGATTTCAAATCGGTTGGGAAATTTTTGGTCCACAGATCACTATCCAATTAGCAGGACAAGTTAGTAAGTATAGTTAAAACCATGTTCAGTTATCTTGTAGCAAACTTAATATTCGAACAAAggtatttgaaaaatgattattCGAATGACGTATCATCTTGTTTGACCAGATGTTGAATTAATTACGCGTTGGTATAATACGACGTTAATTAACCTTAGGTGAAGATGAATACATGGCGTTCGGTCTCTCTGGTTCCGAAACTTCTAGCCAAATGGAAGGCGCGGATGCTGTGATTGCTTATGTGGACGGTACTCGAGGCTACGCTGTGGATTATAACATCACTGCGAAAGCACCAGTACGTAAATACCAAGAACATTATCAACACTTATGATACATTACGAGACACTTGTTAATTTTAAACGCAAACTTTAACAAAGTTGGTCTGCAATAAAATCTTCAAAACATAGCATAACTTACAGTTAGTTTTCCTTATACTACAACGCagttaatagaaaattatgtaaattcaGTTTGTAATTATTACATCCATTTATGCCTAACTCCAATATTCTATACTATCCATGAGCAAGTGTCTCGAGTGACTTGTAGAATGtactataaataaaagtaaagcaAAAAGAATAATTGTTTTCCTATTTCACCAACAGTGTGGAAAAGTTCTCGGCCAATACAGGGGAGTTTGCAGGGATGAACTATTCGGGGGTTTAGATAATAACCAGATGTATACTGCTGTTAGAGAAGATGGAATTAGTATCGTTACATATAGACGTACTCTCAACTCATGTAAGTTAGCACATAAAATGGAAGCGAAGTGCCGAAGTGGAATTATATGGGACACTTTATATCGTAGCTGATCCAGGAGATAAAGAGTATCCGACGAATAGACCAGTTTACGTGATATGGGCTTTGGGAAGATTGGATGAAAATAAAGAGCCGACTTTCCACGATGTATATCCTAAGAGCGATCTGAAGTTAGAACTAGTTCCTGAAGAACCGGAGAACACGTGCATGGATTTTACGGAAACCAATGAGAAACTAATGTAAGTAACACGCTgatgatttatatttatacagatgCTACTAATTGGAAACTTTATTTTGCCAGAGAACCTTGGGAGAAGACAGAGATATTTGATAGAAGTATTCGGTCGTTTAGAGCTACTATTGGCCCGTCTGGGGGCAAAAAGGGCTATCAAGGAATTACAGGTTTGATTTAGAGTTCgagatatttcgaatattttgattatattCATTAATGGAGAATGCGAATATTTCTTCATTTATGGGATACTTAATATCAAGCAATATATTAGTTTGTTCAATTCGTAGGACAAACGTCTACAGGTTTGGCATGGTACATCGAGGGTCAGTTGGTACCCAAACTATATCTGCGTCGGGGATTGACGTACAATTTCCGTGTTCACGGCGGAAATAATCCTCACAGTCCGAATTTGTACCACCCATTGATTATAACTAATGAACCACACGGCGGATATGATAAACTCAGTGATGCGGCGCAAAGTAAAATCAGAGTTTTGGCGGGTGTTGAGTTCACCAGAAGAGGACAACCGAGACCAACCGCAGGTtcctaataaaatatttgtacaccTGGTCCTGTTTTTACACGATCAATTGATTctcgaaaaaaagaaagaaacacgcGATAAAAAGGATAGAAGAGATTGCAAGAGTGAGAACttagaacaaatttttatttcattttatttaatacattaTTTTCGAGCAAATCCTGTAAAAATcttcgattaaatttttatttaatttttagtcatatttcaatgtatttcttattttataaacttaCAAAGACAATAATTTACGAAAGGAAGCTTCGAGTGTAAAGTGTCAAACGAATATTTTCTAAGGATGTGCCGTTTCAACCGCgtcaaatgaaattatatccTGTAAAAAGAGGATCGTGTATTTTCCTCAATCTGTGAAAAAACAGAACCGGCTGTAATCGAAGTTATTTCGAAAAAAGATACGTAATGCCGGAACAATTTATTCCTTTTAGTTGGGCCACTTTGCTTAAGCAAACACGGTGTCCGAGACAGAAGACTAGATGATGATTTTATGACgtttaaacaatttaatagAACATTAGTGAGTACGTGTGAACCAggtaagaaaatataaagtttctaattctttttttttcttttataaataagtGTTTCTTCATTCACTGTCATTTCTTGTAGGTGAAGGTGGAGTGCTAGAAATTACACCGAACTCTACCTGGCCAGATATCGTTTATTACAATTCATTTACCCATGCAAATATGGGCTGGAAGATATACATACTGGATGCTTATTCGAAAAGCATCGCTGTTACTCAACGATTATCGTTACTTGCAGGAATAACGGCTGTGTTTTTTcgtttgttataaatatagatatagGTTACTAAGATTAGTCGtacctttttattatacaaGCGTAAATTGACTGATTTTAGTAAATAGATCtagaacgaagaatttcatCTTCCATCACACGTGCAGGCGGAATGTTTCGTTCCTAAGCTAGAAATGAATCAAAATCGCAGAGAGATCAATGCATTCGAATGTgcgaatttattgtaattttttttattaataaataccaTCTTAGTCATACGATGAATTTccaattgtaatatttaatgataATGTTAACTTGTTAAGAAacaaattcttaaaaaatataatctatttttagcatttttagaatatatatacagagtaaaatacatatttagaatatatatgcatacatGCAATCTTCACCTTCGCTTGCCTTTTAGTTTTGCGGTGACCTCCAGTTTACATTGTGCAAACATGCACATAAACAACAGTAGTAATCCATCATTAAGAAGAACTATGTTTAAAATCGAACAAGAAAACTATGGTGACTAAGTAACAAACTACATATTCAAATCTACCCTTGTAATCTAAATATGTACTTTGCATTGCCTTGTGTCCTCTTTGATTGTGGGTTTTTCCATTACTTAGACGTAACAGCTCCTTTTATTagcacttttctatttttttctctgcttcttccttctttcctctaATTGTTTTGCCTATTCCAATCTTTATCCCTCATCTTTCAGCGACTCCTCCACGCTCCTCATACTTGCCATCCCTTCAGCGTCTCCAGCTCTTTTCCACATAGCTCGCGTCACctcttatttttttctttgcagtatctattctttttttccttgtTTCCGGATCTCAATCTATTTTCCTCCTTTGCTCATTCCTCTTTGTATAACCTGGTCAATCTAGCACTATTATTTTTCCATATCTCTGAACGTATTTAGGTTCTCAGATCTTATTTGCTCTGTCTTATTCTTCCACCTGCATCTATCTGTTACTTCCCAAACTTTCCACATCTCCTTCCCTTCACTTTCAAACCTCTCTACCTCTTTCTCCGAGTACCCACACCTTCTAAAAtattcttcctttccttttcccCATCTCGTCCATCGGCATCtatcttcctcttcttttccttcctgCCAACATTCCTTTACCAACATACTGTATTCTCCCTCATTGACTCCTTCGTCGTATCTTGCAGCTGTTTTTCTTAAACCTATCCTCATCCTGTCTCTTTATTTCCTCTCTTATTGTACATATTGCGTTGATGTATTTTTATTCACTCTCATAATCAATCTCAAGTATTCGTTATAGATATCAATGTATCTAGATAATGGGATAAATAAAATCAGAAAAGTTTTATGAAGGTTCGTCAGCCAGTAGAAAGAGCCATAGAATAACAATAGCAGTTCGTCCCTGAACATTGGCGAGTGATAATCGATTCAAGCCAAAAGCTGCAGCCGCAGCAATCGATCACGTGCATGTTTTCCTTATATCTACATAAATCGTCTATAAGAGTTCAGGAAACAGAATTCGTAAGATCGTTTATTGTTTGTCTACAACATGCGTCGAATATAGGGAGAGACAGCGAATAAGGAAGATAGGGGGATTGAGAGTCATAACAGTTGCAAAAGATTAAAAGCAATGAGACAACACTAATGCGACAAAAAAAGAATTCCTATATTCTTTGAGATTTAAGTACATTACTTAACATATACGAGTATTGGTGCATTTAGTTGGAAAGCGTAAACTTTCTCCAGAGAGAAATCTGTTACGAGAAAGTTAATAAATCGAAATCATCTTCGAATTACCTCTTTCTAgcattctatatttttatgaaaataaaatcgttttaaataaaacaaaatttctatcAGTTTGTAATATACAAACTTAACAGAACAAGAGACGCAGTTTCTTTCTAAGATGATTGCACAATATTGTCCAACGACTGAACAACCAACCGAGCAACATActtaattttcatcgatttatccataataatTACCTATTAATGCACAATATTATAGCCATCATTaccatatacgtatattaagTGGAAATGCTCAAGAATCGAAAGTTGTTTCCgtttaaaaaagagaaaactgGTCTGTCAGTGGACCGAGAAGGTACCAATAAGTCCGTGATCCTCATTTCATTTCAGACTGCAGGACGATTAACATCCCCGTTCGTGTGTCAGTGTTCGATTTCTTTCTAACGAAATTGTATACCAAGTAAGTTGTTCAATTTACATGGATTTGGGCGAAAAATTGCACGATTTTGTCGTTACATCGAGTATAATCTTTGCAGTGGACaacaaatttcttaatttcaccACGATCGAAGGAGATGTAGGACGAAGATTGGATAAGATGTTTGGCGTGAAACCTAGTTTCCTAAGAGTAGAACCAGGCCATTGTTTATTACCACCCCAATTCGTTTTTCATGGGGTGAATATCAGGGATATGGAAATCTATGACGATGATGTGTGGATGATTTCATATCCGAGAACTGGTAAATTTCGTTCAAAtctatattttatgttttatatttatacagtgTGTCCTAGATTTTAGTGACGAAACTTTGCCAGTATATTACAACTAGGGAGAATAAATGTTACATAAACATAGGTCGtttaaaactttattaaaaaCTTACGGCAAAAGTACGCATTATATTTATACGAGCTGTGTTTACTATCTCAGATTGTTAAAAGGAACACGATATTCTTGTAGCGCTCTCAGAATTAACAAACACTCCGTCTCAAAATATCCATCATTCTTGATAATACAAGACTGACAGCGGTCGAAAGCGGAACTTTTTACTCTGTGAAGTTCATCTTTATTTTGCCTCATTTCTGTAAACGCatcattaattttctttatcgATTGATCACGTGAACTCGTATTTGGAATCTTTgtcataattttttaataaagctCTAAACGACATATGCTTatataatatctttttctttttctaatccataaaatatgtataatggGAAAATTTAGCCGCTAAAATCCGGGGCATCCTGTATAATGAcatgaatttttatcaatttttgaaTTCATTGCAGGTAGTCATTGGGCACAGGAAATGGTATGGTGTATCGCAAATAACTTCGATTACAAAAGTGCTGAAACTCTGTTTCTTTTACGTAACCCGTTGCTCGAGtacgttttattaaaaaaaaaaaaaaaaaaaaaaacaaaaagaaacaattttcatGAAGCATTTTCGTGGATCATGCAATTGAATCTTATTTGCGTAGAGCTTCGTCATTGATGGTCACAGGGGACTCTGTGGAATGGTTTTCGAAGATGGGTGATTCggtaaaatacgttatgaagaTGCAACGACCCAGATACGTTAAATCTCACCTCCCTTTCGATTTATTGCCACAGCAAATCCATCAAAAGAAACCAAAAGTACTCAAACATTTTAcgatatattatactataatCAACGATTGTGATATGTTATATAAAGGagcgaaaatataaattacgtcGATATTGTGAATTGTTTCAGGTCATCTACGTTGCTAGAAATCCAAAGGATACCTGCGTAAGCTTTTATCATTATTGTaagaaatttcataatataGTGGGGAGCTTCGAAGAATTTGCTGACTTGTTTTTAGATGACAGTAGTATGTACCGAATATgcatatgtgtatatatatgtttacgtatttattactataaaaATCTGTCTGTAATTATTAcctattattattagtatcaTGATATCTATATAGCATATATGTTCATTAACAACTACTTTCAATTTAAGTACCATTGACTCCGTTTTGGAATCACGTTTTGAAATTCTGGGCTATAAGAGATCAAGagaatgtattatttttaacgtatGAAGGAATGAAGAAGgtaatatagtaatatatttaaaatcagACGACTGGTATTCATccgaattcatatttttgtaaatacaagtaaaaaagtaaaatctagacataatattttttatatttatgcacATTATCTATATCCTATATATTTGTGTGCCTTTAGATTTCTTATAAGCGCATAAAAATTCGCGATCTATTTATAAAGTTAAAAGTAATATCTCAAACAATGATGTTTCAGGATCAAAAGGAAACGATTAGGAGGACAGCAGAATTTCTGGGGAAAACTGCGACAGAGGAACAAATCGCTGATCTTTGTGAGCACTTAAAGTTCACAAAGATGGCAGTTAATCCCGCCATAAATATGGAATTAATTGTTCCACAGAAGGACGTGCCAGAGAATGACAAATTTATAAGAAAGGGCAGAGTCGGTGATTGGAAAAACTATATGTCCGAAGGACTGTCTCAAAGATTCGATAAATGGACCGAAAAGCACTCGGGCGGAAGTGGCCTTGACTTCGACAAACAAACGATTCTTTATGACGAGGACTGAAAATTATCTACCGAAGTGTGTATACTCTAAGTTTAGGTTATACAAGAACCGATATTTgtgtaaaataattacattcgTTTTAACTGTTATACTGTTATTTTTATGTTAATGTACATATGCTTATATAGTTACATAAATCTGTACGTATCGTTgtcgataaaatatattagaaaaatagcaaaatgtatgtatgtgtgtgtaaaCAGAAGTTCagtataaattaatgttatttaCTCATTAATTACGCCAAGCTCAATGCCATATATACACTTGTTGTACAACCGGTTTTCTAATAATGGACAGCAACTACAGTTTTTCATACTTAAATGGCTTTCTAACTTCGAGAGAAGAACGGATTTTCGAGGAAATGAAGTACTTGTATGTTTAATTTACCTGAACCTGGAATGTAACGCACTATGGGAATCCTGTTCGAGACTCGCGCTCGAGTTTTCGTTTCGTCGATTCTCAGCGCACGACGTATGTCAAAGCAAAGATGGCGTTGATTCGTGTTGTGTCAGGtgtttaaaatttcttaaaattatatCGAAGTGTGACATTGGACTGTAGTCGTGACACTTCAGTTAGATATTTAAATCGTTTTTAGTTTTGTGAAAGATCGTCAATTGGAAAAAACGTAAAGGCGTCTGTCAAGAGTCACGTGTAATACTGCCCGATAGTGGTATTTTGCACTTAACCTTAGCCTTCACTCGGTATTGTACGATCGTCTTCAAATCtcgtaaaaattatttggaaaaaaacGTCGATggtgtattttttattagagAAGAAATCAAAACTTTTCATCAATCGTTTTCCTGGCGATACTAATGACGATCATTTATATCGTATGATAAAAGAAAGGTTTAAAACGAATCCGTAAAGTTAAAGTTCGAACTATGCGCCTTTAAACCGTGTTTACGGAGTATTAGATCTTTTCTGAGTTGCCAAAAATATTTAGTTGGATGCTGGTAAAATTTACACCTGGCTGAAATGCCCAGGATAAAAACCAAACAAGCAAGTAGCCTTTGGTTAAGGCAACGCGAATTGGGTGTACAGTTCTCTTTGGGACATGCTGATCACTTTCATAAAACTCTTTATTCCTCTATACAACCGGTAACTTCTTGGGATCATGCGTTGTCTGCAGCTGCTGCCCATGGTGGAGTTTTTAATCTTGAATATTCCCCAGATGGGTAAGTACATCCATGCTTTTAgttctatgaaaaatattgt contains:
- the LOC126870009 gene encoding protein Skeletor, isoforms B/C translates to MADVTRRWIAPVLVTLLTCVLFPVCGLDESDHEEYRGKYLGKLNAYHHQVAGDVYVVDEYTLLLTSFSYDGNGADTFFWAGASNRPGPQGFIVPDEWGKTNVLDRYLNKDFTLTLPDNKRITDIKWFAVYDLSSQNTFGDVYIPDEFDPPVPQKISQLTKRSHGVSSGSIVILDSKTIKIPEFTYDGQGTDTYFWVGLGPQPNSKGTKVPDEYGYLESIRAYKEEDITIQLPGDMTVFNIDWLSIFDVKTKTSYGSVIVPDGLNVPPSLVKVIKHTQTLPNCIQLHKRFQIGWEIFGPQITIQLAGQVSEDEYMAFGLSGSETSSQMEGADAVIAYVDGTRGYAVDYNITAKAPCGKVLGQYRGVCRDELFGGLDNNQMYTAVREDGISIVTYRRTLNSSDPGDKEYPTNRPVYVIWALGRLDENKEPTFHDVYPKSDLKLELVPEEPENTCMDFTETNEKLIEPWEKTEIFDRSIRSFRATIGPSGGKKGYQGITGQTSTGLAWYIEGQLVPKLYLRRGLTYNFRVHGGNNPHSPNLYHPLIITNEPHGGYDKLSDAAQSKIRVLAGVEFTRRGQPRPTAVGPLCLSKHGVRDRRLDDDFMTFKQFNRTLVSTCEPGEGGVLEITPNSTWPDIVYYNSFTHANMGWKIYILDAYSKSIAVTQRLSLLAGITAVFFRLL
- the LOC126869992 gene encoding luciferin sulfotransferase-like isoform X2, translated to MDNKFLNFTTIEGDVGRRLDKMFGVKPSFLRVEPGHCLLPPQFVFHGVNIRDMEIYDDDVWMISYPRTGSHWAQEMVWCIANNFDYKSAETLFLLRNPLLEASSLMVTGDSVEWFSKMGDSVKYVMKMQRPRYVKSHLPFDLLPQQIHQKKPKVIYVARNPKDTCVSFYHYCKKFHNIVGSFEEFADLFLDDSIPLTPFWNHVLKFWAIRDQENVLFLTYEGMKKDQKETIRRTAEFLGKTATEEQIADLCEHLKFTKMAVNPAINMELIVPQKDVPENDKFIRKGRVGDWKNYMSEGLSQRFDKWTEKHSGGSGLDFDKQTILYDED
- the LOC126869992 gene encoding luciferin sulfotransferase-like isoform X1 gives rise to the protein MDLGEKLHDFVVTSSIIFAVDNKFLNFTTIEGDVGRRLDKMFGVKPSFLRVEPGHCLLPPQFVFHGVNIRDMEIYDDDVWMISYPRTGSHWAQEMVWCIANNFDYKSAETLFLLRNPLLEASSLMVTGDSVEWFSKMGDSVKYVMKMQRPRYVKSHLPFDLLPQQIHQKKPKVIYVARNPKDTCVSFYHYCKKFHNIVGSFEEFADLFLDDSIPLTPFWNHVLKFWAIRDQENVLFLTYEGMKKDQKETIRRTAEFLGKTATEEQIADLCEHLKFTKMAVNPAINMELIVPQKDVPENDKFIRKGRVGDWKNYMSEGLSQRFDKWTEKHSGGSGLDFDKQTILYDED